Proteins from one Limanda limanda chromosome 4, fLimLim1.1, whole genome shotgun sequence genomic window:
- the sirt4 gene encoding NAD-dependent protein lipoamidase sirtuin-4, mitochondrial has product MRLLWRTLRLHRAPVRRASSVPAGLVNFVPACSDTDAHSRDLLQDFVSRAARLFVITGAGLSTESGIPDYRSEGVGLYARTSRRPMEHSEFVRSAKSRQRYWARNFVGWPQFSSHLPNPAHRVLQRWEESGKLHWLVTQNVDALHSKVGQKRLTELHGCTHRVMCLGCGSISAREELQRRFLSLNPDWAAQAGASAPDGDVFLEDEQVLNFRVPSCSECGGILKPEVTFFGDTVNKGTVQFVHDRLAESDAVLVVGSSLQVYSGYRFLLAASDRKIPVAILNIGPTRADHLAELKVRGRCAEVLTVIQPH; this is encoded by the exons ATGAGACTGCTGTGGAGGACCCTCAGGTTGCACCGAGCGCCTGTGAGGAGAGCGTCCTCAGTCCCTGCAGGTTTGGTGAACTTCGTCCCCGCCTGCAGCGACACTGACGCCCACTCACGGGACCTACTGCAGGACTTTGTCTCCCGAGCCGCTCGCCTGTTCGTCATCACCGGAGCCGGCCTCTCCACCGAGTCGGGCATCCCTGACTATCGCTCGGAGGGAGTTGGACTGTACGCCCGCACCAGCAGACGACCCATGGAGCATTCAGAGTTTGTCCGCAGCGCAAAGTCACGACAGCGCTACTGGGCCAGGAACTTTGTCGGGTGGCCGCAGTTCTCCTCCCATCTGCCCAACCCTGCTCACAGGGTTCTGCAGCGGTGGGAGGAGAGCGGGAAGCTGCACTGGCTGGTCACACAAAACGTGGACGCTCTTCACTCAAAGGTCGGACAGAAAAGACTGACCGAGCTCCATGGCTGCACCCACAG GGTGATGTGCCTCGGCTGTGGTTCCATCTCGGCCAGGGAGGAGCTCCAGAGACGGTTCCTATCATTAAACCCAGACTGGGCAGCTCAGGCCGGCGCCTCGGCTCCGGACGGTGACGTCTTCCTGGAGGACGAGCAGGTCCTAAATTTCCGGGTTCCCTCCTGCAGCGAGTGTGGAGGAATACTGAAACCTGAGGTCACGTTTTTTGGAGATACTGTGAATAAGGGGACAGTACAGTTTGTACACGACAGACTGGCCGAGTCGGACGCGGTGCTCGTGGTGGGGTCCTCGTTACAG GTTTACTCAGGATACAGGTTCCTACTGGCAGCAAGTGACAGGAAAATACCGGTCGCCATCCTGAACATCGGACCCACGAGAGCCGACCACCTGGCTGAGCTGAAAGTGAGGGGCCGCTGTGCTGAAGTGCTGACGGTCATCCAGCCCCACTGA
- the c4h1orf74 gene encoding UPF0739 protein C1orf74 homolog, with product MSTQELFVAAARKHLCVGRKSLSAPQSLDLATQVLAVDLGLKPSLLFDSNGSSSQQVQQYLSSLQSSQLVSKSLLTLDLNGHTLIVNPITVRSNLELVLCGGGAALIDVCHSLEKPAIADKFREELKSMIQDLLPQLRECERLEEAQKPLCVGEKCEEWNLCTVFGLLLGYPVAYWFDQTHSFENCLSMTPLMVTTAAATWQTGSAHHTCCLYSFSVPDVLVKETQSNLDDWRRRLQERFQQQHVLKDLSVCQTTVTLPSVCL from the coding sequence ATGTCCACTCAGGAGTTGTTTGTCGCTGCCGCTCGTAAACATCTGTGTGTCGGCAGAaagtctctctctgctcctcagagTCTGGACCTGGCCACTCAGGTCCTGGCTGTGGATTTGGGTTTGAAACCCTCGCTGCTGTTTGACAGTAACGGCTCCAGCTCCCAGCAGGTGCAGCAGTATCTGAGCTCGTTGCAGTCTTCCCAGCTTGTGTCAAAATCACTTCTTACATTGGATTTAAATGGACACACTCTAATTGTTAACCCAATTACAGTCAGATCAAATCTAGAACTGGTGCTCTGTGGTGGCGGCGCGGCTCTGATAGACGTGTGCCACTCACTGGAGAAGCCTGCCATCGCCGACAAGTTCagagaagagctgaagagcATGATACAAGATTTACTGCCTCAACTGAGAGAGTGTGAACGACTCGAGGAGGCTCAGAAACCTCTTTGTGTCGGGGAGAAATGTGAAGAGTGGAACCTGTGCACCGTCTTTGGTCTTCTGTTGGGTTACCCTGTGGCCTACTGGTTCGATCAGACCCACAGCTTTGAGAACTGTCTGTCCATGACGCCCCTGATGGTGACTACAGCTGCAGCAACTTGGCAGACGGGCTCCGCACATCACACGTGTTGTCTCTACTCTTTCAGCGTCCCAGATGTTCTTGTCAAAGAGACGCAGTCCAACCTGGACGACTGGAGGCGTCGTTTACAAGAGAGATTTCAGCAGCAACATGTCCTGAAGGATCTCAGTGTTTGTCAAACCACAGTAACTctgccctctgtctgtctgtga
- the tomm6 gene encoding mitochondrial import receptor subunit TOM6 homolog: protein MTGPDAKKSSIPNVAEWVRTACRFATDRTDFRRNLLVNVGLFAAGVWVARNLSDFDLMSSQPLT from the exons ATGACTGGTCCGGACGCTAAGAAGAGTTCGATCCCCAATGTGGCGGAGTGGGTTCGCACGGCCTGTCGGTTCGCCACAGACAGAACCGACTTCCGGAG GAATCTTCTGGTGAACGTGGGTCTGTTTGCAGCCGGTGTCTGGGTCGCAAGAAACCTCTCAGATTTTGACCTGATGTCTTCGCAGCCGTTGACATAA
- the LOC133000205 gene encoding ubiquinol-cytochrome-c reductase complex assembly factor 2: protein MSATRYRRFLKLCEEWPRDESKKGRDLGTFLRQRVASAFREGENTQISDPEKCDQMYESLASINGNVYRQRFPRVRDTSFTGVTVEECKVLLSGSLQETDEEKKGLWKTLMERFSSKAPEDGPEKPVEK from the exons atgtctgccACCCGATACCGTCGTTtcctgaagctgtgtgaagaGTGGCCGCGGGATGAGAGCAAGAAGGGCCGCGACCTGGGGACGTTCCTGCGGCAGAGAGTAGCCTCCGCCTTCCGGGAGGGTGAAAACACACAG ATCTCAGATCCAGAGAAATGTGACCAGATGTATGAAAGTTTGGCCTCAATTAACGGCAACGTGTACAGACAGCGA TTTCCTCGTGTAAGAGATACAAGCTTTACCGGTGTGACCGTGGAAGAGTGTAAAGTTCTTTTGTCAG GGAGTCTGCAGGAGACTGACGAGGAGAAAAAGGGTCTTTGGAAGACGTTAATGGAGAGATTCTCCTCCAAGGCACCAGAAGATGGACCAGAGAAACCCGTAGAAAAATAA
- the tspo gene encoding translocator protein encodes MWLPLIGLTGLPHLGGLYGGFITRKEVKTWYPTLKKPSWRPPNAAFPVVWTCLYTGMGYGSYLMWKELGGFTEDALVPLGLYGLQLALNWAWTPIFFGAHKLKLALMEIVLLTGTVGATMVSWYPVSRTATLLMAPYLTWLFIATSLNYCIWRDNPEEKEEKEE; translated from the exons ATGTGGCTGCCTTTGATTGGACTGACCGGCCTGCCCCACCTGGGGGGGCTCTACGGGGGCTTCATCACACGCAAAGAGGTGAAGACCTGGTACCCAACCCTGAAGAAACCATCATGGCGCCCGCCCAACGCTGCGTTCCCTGTAGTCTGGACTTGTCTGTACACGGGCATGGG GTACGGCTCCTACCTGATGTGGAAGGAACTTGGAGGTTTCACTGAGGATgcactggttccactgggacTCTACGGGCTACAACTAGCTCTGAACTGGGCCTGGACTCCTATTTTCTTTGGTGCACACAAGCTAAAACTG GCCCTCATGGAGATTGTGCTCCTCACTGGGACTGTCGGAGCCACCATGGTGTCTTGGTATCCCGTCAGCCGCACCGCCACTCTGCTCATGGCGCCTTACCTGACCTGGCTATTCATCGCCACCTCTCTCAACTACTGCATATGGAGAGACAACcctgaggaaaaggaggaaaaggaggagtaG